Proteins co-encoded in one Plasmodium coatneyi strain Hackeri chromosome 7, complete sequence genomic window:
- a CDS encoding Putative tRNA (cytidine(32)/guanosine(34)-2'-O)-methyltransferase, translating to MGKLSKDRRDIYYRKAKENGYRARSSFKLIQINEKFGIFKLFDPKNYWEKDMDKIRNIYNEHFCYNIVDLCAAPGSWSQVLKNICLYNYYQMLHWVNTNEGNPPNCDEHEKFLNNFSLYVNFNDELEKRIENLPKKEFVKKPKIIAVDLQEIGNMKYVQIIQGDITKASTVHEILRCMKEGEVGNGMGDGTVQGIDQLNGQNAERKNFPTYAHAVVNDGAPDITGMNDIDEFIQSQLILSSLKVCCSVLKIGGNFISKIFRGEHTGLLILHLNKFFERVYVCKPQSSRNKSLESFLVCLNFSLPLCKITALSHHTGGKKFNLQNMPEEELRKMHAKLITEKDNEGEIRKRGKSFSREEKRDDTTSGEELSADTSGEDSQVESEGNKEDDGKDENEFAHISECTSDDAEGGNILKGDGRKDYNLERGDTLMGEKSRSKNFAHKNVDIFNFYCSDSDEEIKYFNSDDEEIVNEYIASEVFMNDKLFSFVATQNYYDSDKSYLLPQNYVRHEPQLMPLQPPYLLSLQKKRQEGKKPQ from the coding sequence ATGGGGAAGCTGAGCAAAGATAGGAGAGACATCTACTACCGGAAGGCCAAGGAAAATGGGTACCGAGCGAGGAGCTCCTTCAAGCTAATCCAGATAAACGAAAAGTTTGGaattttcaaattatttGACCCCAAAAATTATTGGGAAAAGGACATGgataaaataaggaacatATACAATGAACACTTCTGCTACAATATAGTCGACTTGTGCGCAGCCCCTGGCAGCTGGTCGCAGGTgctgaaaaatatttgcctGTACAACTACTACCAGATGCTCCACTGGGTAAACACAAACGAGGGTAATCCACCCAATTGTGATGAACACGAAAAGTTTTTAAACAACTTTTCTCTTTACGTCAATTTTAACGATGAGCTAGAGAAGAGGATAGAAAACCTGCCCAAAAAGGAGTTTGTGAAGAAGCCAAAAATTATAGCTGTAGATTTACAAGAAATAGGAAATATGAAATATGTGCAGATTATACAAGGGGATATAACCAAGGCGTCCACTGTGCATGAGATTTTACGATGcatgaaggagggggaagtagGAAACGGCATGGGTGATGGTACCGTCCAGGGGATTGATCAACTAAATGGGCAAAAcgcagaaaggaaaaacttccCAACTTACGCACACGCTGTTGTGAATGACGGGGCGCCAGACATAACGGGCATGAATGACATAGACGAATTTATTCAGTCCCAACTCATTTTATCCAGTTTAAAAGTATGCTGCTCCGTTTTAAAAATCGGAGGAAATTTTATAAGTAAAATATTTAGAGGTGAACATACTGGTCTGCTCATTCTACATTTGAATAAATTCTTCGAAAGAGTTTATGTGTGTAAACCGCAGAGCAGTCGGAATAAAAGTTTGGAATCCTTCCTCGTTTGTTTGAACTTCTCTTTGCCGCTGTGCAAGATTACAGCGCTGAGTCATCAtacaggggggaagaagtttAATCTTCAAAATATGCCTGAAGAAGAACTTCGAAAAATGCATGCAAAGTTAATTACTGAGAAGGACAATGAGGGAGAAATTCGCAAAAGAGGCAAATCCTTCAgcagggaggaaaaaagagatgaTACAACAAGTGGGGAGGAATTATCCGCCGATACGAGTGGTGAGGATAGCCAAGTTGAATCGGAGGGGAACAAAGAAGATGACGGAAAAGATGAAAACGAGTTTGCACACATAAGTGAATGCACCAGTGATGATGCTGAAGGGGGAAACATATTAAAGGGAGATGGACGGAAGGACTACAACCTTGAACGCGGTGATACACTgatgggggaaaaatctCGAAGTAAAAACTTTGCCcacaaaaatgtggacatatTCAATTTTTACTGCTCCGATAGCGACGAAGAGATAAAGTATTTCAATTCAGACGATGAAGAAATTGTAAATGAGTACATTGCGTCGGAAGTTTTTATGAATGACAAACTGTTTTCCTTTGTCGCTACGCAGAATTATTACGACTCGGATAAGTCCTACTTGCTTCCGCAGAATTACGTTCGGCATGAGCCCCAACTTATGCCGCTGCAGCCCCCCTATTTGTTGTCTTTACAGAAGAAAAGGcaagaggggaagaagccacAATGA